A window of Flavobacterium flavigenum contains these coding sequences:
- a CDS encoding trypsin-like serine peptidase has translation MKTRISLAIVLLLVAVASWGQCNCAPDSLKNKRNDISGNELGVQPYNAVTHLFVKRMYSDFHPSTASFIRKDVLITANHCLIRSPFISKIKMSISGVVVELKKRDFKIYHYHRSLFHKKSKDIAILVLTSQGVEKIESLKYSFFDAYAFNNSTQENLKIHLTGFPCDRQDKLVDKFCSFRELKSSNNAVTVGYPNLFTCKGDSGAPLWYEDNGYFKLISIHHGGNDFGAFGTDAVNIGTKITDDVITWINSKISNN, from the coding sequence ATGAAAACGAGAATTTCTTTAGCAATAGTGTTGCTATTGGTTGCTGTGGCTAGTTGGGGGCAATGCAATTGTGCTCCCGATTCATTAAAAAATAAAAGAAACGATATTTCGGGAAATGAATTAGGCGTACAACCATACAATGCCGTTACACATCTTTTTGTAAAACGAATGTATAGCGATTTTCATCCGTCAACAGCATCATTTATTCGAAAAGACGTATTGATTACGGCTAATCATTGCTTGATAAGAAGTCCTTTTATCTCAAAAATAAAAATGAGTATAAGCGGAGTTGTTGTCGAGTTAAAGAAAAGAGATTTTAAAATATATCATTATCATCGGTCATTATTTCATAAAAAGTCAAAGGATATTGCAATACTGGTTTTAACTTCACAAGGAGTCGAGAAAATTGAAAGTTTAAAATATTCATTTTTTGATGCTTATGCATTTAATAATTCAACTCAGGAAAATCTAAAAATACATCTTACTGGGTTCCCTTGCGATAGACAAGATAAATTGGTTGACAAATTTTGTTCATTTAGAGAACTAAAATCAAGCAACAACGCTGTTACTGTTGGTTATCCCAATCTATTCACTTGTAAAGGAGATAGTGGAGCACCGTTATGGTATGAGGATAATGGATATTTTAAATTGATTTCAATTCATCACGGAGGTAATGATTTCGGTGCATTTGGAACGGATGCAGTAAATATCGGAACGAAAATTACTGATGATGTAATCACTTGGATAAACAGTAAGATTTCAAACAATTAA